One window from the genome of Echinicola vietnamensis DSM 17526 encodes:
- a CDS encoding PKD domain-containing protein — protein sequence MDNAKRYPFLQFLIFFASLSLATAASYALVEKWSPTLAHENLVPDADFEFDTSISCSRAAIAFTDLSSGDSLTYEWNFGDPNAGELNTSFEQHPIHEFVGTPGTSTETFAVSLTVTEPDGTQSTVTKDITLNQAPSLEVGTEQDGVNFDDLQYVIICENDDSEFVFYNQSTTQETNVSYTLDWGDGSEKFTGTDWTELSHSYSMGVYRLIYSVTGPTGCTATEEYGIFVGSNPAVGLGNPGNTNVCGGQTLTFPITGTENNPTGTIYTVDYSDGSPPETYNHPPPASVTHTFDESSCGVNSGNFPNSYSVSITASNPCSASSAVVSPIYVSEIPDPEFDAPEEPVCVDTPIPIQNLTEFGGEVTTNGECEDLGIFVWQISPETGWELSSGTLGNQLNPSAPNSWSNGSEIIRPVFSEAGTYTVRLITGNRCGINEEVKTICVNETPEPAFELSTTSGCGPLAVSVTNTSFVDTSCGENAVYNWSIQYQSAFCGSGANWEFSEGTNQNSVSPAFNFLGSGRYTLNLSMETNCGTFYASEEVEVYAPPLVELSPISSICEPTTITPSATVEICDIGEATYQWTFVGGSPSSSTTLDPGEVLFDTPGEKTIILSVSSACGVSEDSVSFFYNVPPVAEAGDNSTICLGETVALAAAGPSEDNLSVQWSSPNNTSIADANSPLAIASPIETTVFSLRVTDTETGCFSTDEVTVTVEPAPVITFSQPDQVICSGETSTAVTLSSAPGTTLEWTADFGPVTGGLSNGTTEIPAQTLINLSSAPVDVTFTGIITDSDQGACAVQPATYTITVQPELNYPDAALEICNGETFNFLPENHISGAGYQWSVLDPGPLAGTNDQATASASISQTLINPGNSSAAATYEITPVLEGCQGDPFVLQVTVIPSSNLSISSVSQEICSGSASEEVTLSNNIPDADFSWTATANGAVGVITAGDTPTIPAMELTNPTDAPIQVIFTGTSSAMSQGDCAGNTVSHTVTVYPAITIQEDMTDYSGYAISCFGANDGRIAVVPTGGNGQYQYAWSGPDGFTATDAVIENLAVGTYELTVQDGAGCEATSSYTLTSPAPVQVNLVETTAVYCAGEATGAISMEATGGNPNIPFTYSWQKDGQAFGQTGAEINNLPAGEYTLTVFNGDNCATTSQSITITEPDSPLLIAYEKEDISCYGANDGTLALDIQGGVPPYTVSWDFGSSQLAFTDLGPDVYTVTVADQAGCIKTENITIEDAPLFQVTPSVSQITCTGANDGSKQLDLQQNNLDYTIRWDHGPELENIFNLSPGSYGVTIEQADGCSIRQEFNLLEPAPLVIESQVVDALDCDNPQSGSLSIGISGGTPPYAITWSNGATTPELSGLTAGQYQVSVTDNAGCNVVKQMEVKRPAPIEVISTRNTTVACEANQVTEEIALSISGGTPPYSINWSGGEITNNGLNMTTTASGLFTAEITDGSGCLVSESFSVENPPTVVNAAVSSEAFATHNAHLAHFEVAFQNLSTGSITHYFWDFGDGTTSTEEHPRHTYKSAGTYQATLVVTDAFGCTSETVLRVEVTDHAIMVPNVFSPNDDGLNDHFFPKFRLISTLEFWVFNKWGEVIYHTEDLNAAGWDGTVNGTPADAGNYVYKLNYTTMDGRSDTMTDVFMLLK from the coding sequence ATGGATAACGCAAAACGCTACCCTTTTCTTCAGTTTTTAATCTTTTTTGCCAGCCTTTCGTTGGCAACTGCGGCCTCCTATGCGCTAGTTGAAAAATGGTCCCCTACCCTTGCTCACGAAAACTTGGTCCCTGATGCTGATTTTGAGTTTGACACGTCAATTTCCTGTAGCAGGGCAGCCATAGCCTTTACAGACCTTTCCTCGGGAGATAGCCTTACCTATGAATGGAACTTTGGCGATCCCAATGCCGGGGAACTCAATACTTCTTTCGAGCAACATCCAATACACGAATTTGTGGGAACGCCCGGGACGTCAACGGAAACTTTTGCTGTTTCTTTGACGGTCACCGAGCCAGACGGAACCCAAAGTACCGTCACCAAAGACATCACCTTAAACCAGGCTCCATCATTGGAAGTGGGTACCGAACAGGACGGTGTGAATTTCGATGATTTGCAGTATGTCATCATCTGTGAAAACGATGATTCCGAATTCGTTTTTTACAACCAATCCACCACGCAAGAGACCAATGTTTCATATACCTTGGACTGGGGAGATGGGTCGGAAAAGTTCACCGGAACGGATTGGACAGAACTTTCCCACTCCTACAGCATGGGGGTTTACAGGCTCATCTATTCTGTCACAGGGCCTACGGGATGTACAGCAACGGAGGAATATGGAATATTTGTGGGATCCAATCCTGCCGTGGGCTTGGGGAATCCCGGCAACACCAATGTATGCGGAGGACAAACCCTCACCTTTCCCATCACCGGCACCGAAAACAATCCCACTGGAACCATTTACACGGTGGATTATTCTGATGGCTCACCGCCCGAGACCTACAATCACCCACCTCCTGCCTCAGTAACCCATACGTTTGATGAATCCTCCTGTGGCGTAAACAGTGGCAACTTCCCCAATTCTTATTCTGTCAGCATCACCGCTTCCAATCCATGCTCCGCGTCCTCTGCTGTGGTCTCCCCTATTTATGTTTCCGAAATCCCCGATCCTGAGTTTGATGCCCCTGAGGAACCGGTCTGTGTGGACACTCCTATTCCGATCCAAAACCTCACTGAATTTGGCGGTGAAGTGACCACTAACGGGGAATGTGAAGATTTGGGCATCTTTGTTTGGCAAATCAGCCCTGAGACAGGCTGGGAACTATCATCCGGCACACTGGGAAACCAGCTCAATCCCAGCGCGCCAAATTCTTGGTCCAATGGGTCCGAAATCATCAGGCCGGTATTTTCAGAAGCGGGAACGTACACCGTCCGGTTGATTACCGGGAACCGTTGTGGCATCAACGAAGAAGTCAAAACCATCTGTGTCAACGAAACTCCAGAACCGGCTTTTGAACTGAGCACCACCAGTGGCTGTGGGCCATTGGCCGTCAGCGTCACCAACACCTCCTTTGTGGATACCAGCTGTGGTGAAAATGCTGTTTACAATTGGTCCATCCAGTATCAAAGTGCCTTTTGTGGCAGCGGAGCAAATTGGGAATTTTCTGAAGGCACCAACCAAAACTCCGTTTCTCCCGCATTTAACTTCCTCGGATCAGGGCGCTATACCCTTAACCTCAGCATGGAAACTAACTGCGGTACTTTTTACGCCAGTGAAGAAGTAGAAGTCTATGCTCCGCCCTTGGTGGAGCTTTCTCCTATCTCCAGCATATGCGAGCCTACGACCATCACCCCATCAGCAACAGTAGAAATATGTGACATCGGCGAGGCCACTTACCAGTGGACTTTTGTGGGAGGAAGCCCCTCTTCCTCCACCACCCTGGACCCTGGAGAAGTGCTTTTCGATACGCCTGGAGAAAAAACCATTATCTTGTCTGTCTCTTCTGCTTGCGGCGTCTCTGAAGACAGCGTTTCATTCTTTTATAATGTTCCGCCCGTTGCAGAGGCTGGCGATAATAGCACCATTTGTTTGGGTGAAACCGTAGCACTTGCTGCAGCGGGTCCTTCCGAGGACAACCTTAGCGTCCAATGGAGCAGCCCAAACAACACGTCCATTGCCGATGCCAATTCACCTTTGGCCATTGCCTCTCCTATCGAAACCACTGTTTTTTCCTTAAGGGTGACCGATACCGAAACGGGCTGTTTCAGTACGGATGAGGTCACCGTGACAGTGGAGCCGGCTCCCGTCATCACCTTTTCCCAGCCCGATCAAGTCATCTGTTCGGGCGAAACGTCCACAGCCGTAACACTTAGCTCCGCTCCCGGAACCACACTGGAATGGACAGCTGACTTTGGCCCAGTCACGGGAGGCCTGTCGAACGGCACCACTGAAATTCCCGCCCAAACCCTCATCAACCTATCCAGCGCTCCTGTGGATGTAACGTTCACAGGCATCATTACCGACTCGGACCAAGGTGCCTGTGCCGTACAGCCTGCAACTTATACCATCACGGTTCAGCCTGAACTGAATTATCCGGATGCCGCATTGGAAATCTGTAATGGAGAAACGTTCAATTTCCTGCCAGAAAACCACATTTCTGGCGCTGGATACCAGTGGAGCGTCCTTGATCCGGGGCCACTAGCAGGCACCAACGACCAAGCGACTGCTTCCGCATCGATCAGCCAAACACTCATAAACCCTGGCAATTCATCTGCAGCAGCCACTTATGAAATCACACCAGTGCTAGAAGGCTGCCAAGGGGACCCCTTCGTACTTCAGGTAACGGTCATTCCTTCATCAAATTTATCCATATCATCCGTCAGTCAAGAAATCTGCAGCGGCAGCGCCAGTGAGGAAGTAACCTTATCCAACAATATCCCTGATGCTGATTTTTCGTGGACTGCCACCGCAAACGGTGCGGTCGGCGTCATCACGGCAGGTGATACTCCCACCATTCCAGCAATGGAATTGACCAATCCGACGGATGCTCCTATCCAAGTAATTTTTACCGGTACCAGCTCGGCCATGTCCCAAGGAGACTGCGCCGGAAACACCGTATCGCATACCGTCACCGTTTATCCAGCGATTACCATCCAAGAAGACATGACCGACTATTCGGGATATGCGATCAGTTGTTTCGGGGCCAATGATGGGAGGATTGCCGTAGTCCCCACGGGAGGAAATGGCCAATATCAATATGCTTGGTCCGGCCCTGATGGATTTACAGCTACAGATGCTGTGATCGAAAATTTAGCCGTAGGCACCTATGAACTGACCGTCCAAGATGGAGCTGGCTGTGAGGCCACTTCATCCTACACGTTGACATCTCCAGCACCTGTCCAGGTAAACCTGGTGGAAACCACTGCAGTGTATTGTGCAGGGGAAGCTACCGGGGCCATTTCGATGGAGGCCACCGGTGGAAACCCCAACATCCCCTTTACCTATTCATGGCAAAAGGATGGTCAAGCCTTTGGACAGACTGGAGCGGAAATAAACAATCTTCCTGCTGGGGAGTATACCCTGACAGTTTTTAACGGAGACAACTGTGCCACCACCTCCCAATCCATTACCATCACAGAGCCGGACAGCCCGCTACTTATCGCCTATGAAAAAGAGGATATATCTTGCTATGGAGCCAATGACGGAACCTTGGCATTGGACATCCAAGGGGGCGTGCCACCCTATACCGTTTCATGGGATTTTGGCTCCTCCCAGCTGGCATTTACCGATCTCGGCCCGGATGTTTACACCGTAACCGTTGCTGACCAAGCTGGCTGCATCAAAACGGAAAACATCACAATAGAAGATGCCCCGCTGTTTCAGGTGACCCCTTCAGTATCTCAAATTACCTGTACAGGCGCCAACGACGGCAGCAAACAGCTAGACCTCCAACAAAACAACCTCGATTACACGATTCGGTGGGACCATGGCCCTGAACTCGAAAATATTTTCAACCTCTCTCCCGGCAGTTATGGGGTGACCATCGAACAAGCTGATGGCTGTAGCATTCGACAGGAATTTAACCTCTTGGAGCCAGCTCCTTTGGTCATCGAAAGCCAGGTAGTGGATGCCCTTGACTGTGACAATCCCCAAAGTGGGAGCCTCTCCATTGGCATTTCCGGGGGGACTCCTCCCTATGCCATCACTTGGAGCAACGGCGCCACGACACCTGAGCTTTCCGGACTCACTGCCGGGCAATATCAAGTCAGTGTCACGGACAATGCCGGCTGTAATGTGGTAAAACAGATGGAAGTCAAACGACCCGCCCCCATCGAGGTCATAAGCACCCGAAACACCACGGTCGCTTGTGAGGCCAATCAAGTCACCGAAGAGATTGCCTTGTCCATCTCTGGAGGAACACCCCCCTACAGCATTAATTGGTCTGGCGGGGAAATTACCAATAACGGTCTAAACATGACGACTACCGCTTCTGGCCTATTCACTGCTGAAATTACCGATGGCAGCGGTTGTTTGGTCTCTGAATCCTTTTCGGTCGAAAACCCACCTACGGTCGTAAATGCTGCCGTCTCTTCAGAGGCCTTTGCCACACATAATGCTCATTTGGCCCATTTTGAAGTAGCCTTCCAGAACTTGTCGACAGGAAGTATTACACACTATTTCTGGGATTTTGGCGATGGCACCACCAGTACCGAAGAGCACCCCAGACACACCTATAAAAGTGCTGGCACCTACCAAGCCACCTTGGTGGTCACGGATGCTTTTGGTTGTACTTCCGAAACAGTATTGCGTGTGGAAGTCACGGATCACGCCATCATGGTACCCAATGTCTTCTCGCCGAATGACGATGGGCTGAATGATCATTTCTTTCCAAAGTTCCGCTTGATCAGCACCTTGGAATTTTGGGTATTTAATAAATGGGGCGAGGTGATTTACCATACAGAAGACCTCAATGCAGCTGGGTGGGACGGCACGGTTAACGGCACTCCAGCGGATGCGGGGAACTATGTTTACAAACTAAACTACACGACTATGGATGGTCGTTCGGACACGATGACGGATGTATTTATGCTCTTGAAATGA
- a CDS encoding FUSC family membrane protein — protein MSFFNPTAIKSFILGQYFTDGVKMTLGVLLPAVIFSFLGDFRTGISISLGAFLVSISDSTGPLEHRRTGMLASCGFVFLSALVTGVLNQSPVLLAIEIPVFCFVFAMFTVYGTRAASVGAGALLGMAISMDPHKTAAAFWLYALMVLAGGIWYTLLSLSIMQIRPYRVAQQALGESVLQVAAFLRQKAAFYSSETDVETNYRKLAAVQVAVNEHQDSVREMLYKTRKRVGESISSGQLLLVIFVDMVDIFEQMMASHYDYKKLRELYGQYPVMHDFKRGIQLVAEELSRLGYALINNEKPRHPHYPEDFLAGLREQIEALEQTGVKCLMLRKIYANLASITARVDDIYNYFYEDKLTFISQTREASLSKFIGHQSFSLKLIRDNLTLESNVFRHALRLAVTCLVGYLISLQVSLGSHSYWVVLTILVILRPGFSLTKRRNTQRILGTLLGGFTGVLILYLVPDFSLRFVFLVIFMVLAYSFLRIRYFLAVVFMTPFIFIVYAFLYPESNFLIVRERIIDTVLGSGLAYLASNFFLPSWEYTGFRQMAASVLQANLEYFAQIISRFDAKAFDEVAYRLARKKMYLRSASLSAAFQRMLDEPKSKQRNKQDLHQFVVLNHILSSYFSTLSSSLVRADVVLSSHGQVVKIKRIRNYLLRSLEHLGEKGESLDFSVLDHEDGLLKITDSAETSLLTEQLQLIQKTCSDLEKLSRKVAS, from the coding sequence ATGTCATTTTTCAACCCTACAGCAATCAAGAGTTTTATTTTAGGCCAATATTTTACCGATGGGGTGAAAATGACATTGGGTGTACTGCTGCCCGCTGTAATATTCTCGTTCTTGGGAGATTTTAGAACGGGGATCAGCATTTCATTGGGGGCTTTTTTGGTGAGCATTTCCGATAGTACGGGACCTTTGGAGCATCGTAGGACTGGAATGCTTGCGAGCTGTGGGTTTGTGTTTTTAAGTGCCTTGGTGACGGGGGTGTTGAACCAATCGCCAGTCCTATTGGCCATAGAAATCCCCGTATTCTGCTTTGTGTTTGCGATGTTTACCGTGTACGGGACCAGGGCTGCGTCAGTCGGGGCAGGAGCCCTTTTGGGGATGGCGATCTCCATGGACCCCCATAAGACGGCAGCTGCATTTTGGTTGTATGCTTTGATGGTATTGGCAGGGGGGATTTGGTACACCCTGTTAAGCCTTTCCATCATGCAGATCAGGCCTTACCGGGTAGCCCAACAGGCACTGGGAGAGAGTGTGCTTCAGGTGGCTGCATTTTTACGGCAAAAGGCCGCTTTTTATTCCTCAGAAACTGATGTGGAGACCAACTACCGGAAGCTGGCCGCTGTACAGGTGGCGGTCAATGAGCATCAGGATAGCGTTCGGGAAATGCTTTACAAAACCCGTAAGCGAGTAGGGGAATCCATTAGTTCGGGGCAGCTGCTGTTGGTGATATTTGTGGACATGGTGGATATTTTCGAACAGATGATGGCCTCTCATTATGACTATAAAAAGCTTCGTGAGTTATATGGCCAGTATCCCGTTATGCACGATTTTAAGCGAGGGATCCAATTGGTGGCAGAAGAGCTTTCCCGGTTGGGCTATGCGCTGATCAATAATGAAAAACCAAGGCATCCACATTACCCCGAGGATTTTTTGGCAGGACTCAGGGAGCAGATAGAAGCATTGGAGCAGACTGGGGTAAAATGCCTGATGCTACGTAAAATCTATGCCAATCTGGCTTCCATTACCGCAAGGGTGGATGATATTTACAATTATTTCTATGAAGACAAGTTGACGTTTATCTCCCAAACGCGGGAAGCAAGTCTGTCCAAGTTTATTGGGCATCAAAGCTTTTCCTTAAAATTGATCCGAGATAATTTAACGCTTGAATCCAATGTGTTTCGCCATGCCTTGCGGTTGGCCGTAACGTGTTTGGTAGGCTACCTGATTTCCCTTCAGGTGTCATTGGGAAGTCATAGTTATTGGGTGGTGTTGACGATCCTGGTGATCTTAAGGCCCGGCTTTAGTTTGACCAAGCGACGAAATACCCAGCGGATTTTAGGCACCCTTTTGGGCGGTTTTACGGGCGTGCTTATCCTGTATTTGGTGCCTGATTTTAGCCTAAGATTTGTCTTTTTGGTGATTTTCATGGTGCTGGCGTATAGTTTTTTGAGAATCAGGTACTTTCTGGCAGTGGTGTTCATGACGCCTTTTATTTTTATCGTATATGCCTTTTTGTATCCGGAATCCAATTTTTTGATTGTTCGGGAACGCATTATCGATACGGTGTTGGGATCTGGGTTGGCCTATCTGGCGAGCAACTTCTTTTTGCCGAGCTGGGAATATACCGGTTTTAGGCAGATGGCCGCCAGTGTGTTGCAGGCCAATTTGGAGTATTTTGCCCAGATTATCAGTAGATTTGATGCCAAGGCTTTTGATGAGGTGGCCTATAGGCTGGCCAGAAAAAAAATGTACCTTCGATCGGCAAGTCTTTCCGCAGCTTTTCAGCGAATGCTGGATGAGCCAAAAAGCAAACAAAGGAACAAGCAGGACCTTCACCAATTTGTGGTGCTCAACCATATCCTGTCTTCTTATTTTTCGACCCTTTCCTCCAGTTTGGTGCGGGCGGACGTGGTGCTTTCTTCACACGGCCAGGTGGTGAAGATCAAGCGAATCCGCAATTATCTTTTGAGAAGCTTGGAGCACCTGGGAGAAAAGGGTGAATCACTGGATTTTTCGGTGTTGGATCATGAGGATGGGCTGCTGAAGATTACCGACTCTGCTGAAACTTCCCTGCTTACCGAGCAACTTCAGTTGATTCAGAAAACATGTTCGGATTTAGAAAAACTCAGCAGGAAGGTCGCCAGCTAA
- a CDS encoding Gfo/Idh/MocA family protein translates to MDSTILKEITYTDMMRMLLPCAVFVYMFLFSFGLHAQETVKFAMVGLSHGHSPWFFEWGKGEDMELVGVYEPDASFSGAFRERYRLPEKLMYSDLVKMLQEVKPDGILVFGPIVDHLEAVKAAAPLGIHVMVEKPLATNLSDAQEMAQLARKHSIHLLTNYETSWYPSTEQAYRFFNGDEAGFGQIRKMVFHHGHEGPKEIGVGPEFLEWLTDPVKNGGGALVDFGCYGANIMTYLMHGESPLAVTAVTKTYKPEIYPNVDDEATVIVDFQNSQGIIQASWNWPFNRKDMEVYGVDGYVITKDEDQLRYSTKGVEEQQMKANADQLGVETNPFEYFRAVIVGERVPAAFSPYTLENNLQVMEILDAAKRSAETGKKVLLNEK, encoded by the coding sequence ATGGATTCCACTATATTGAAAGAAATAACCTACACCGATATGATGAGAATGCTTTTGCCCTGTGCGGTATTCGTGTATATGTTCCTGTTTTCTTTTGGACTCCACGCACAGGAAACCGTAAAATTTGCCATGGTTGGTCTTTCCCATGGCCACAGCCCGTGGTTCTTCGAGTGGGGAAAAGGAGAAGATATGGAATTGGTAGGCGTTTATGAACCGGATGCCTCATTTTCCGGGGCATTTCGTGAGCGGTACCGGCTGCCAGAAAAGTTGATGTATTCGGATTTGGTGAAGATGCTGCAGGAAGTCAAGCCAGATGGAATATTGGTTTTTGGGCCAATTGTAGACCACCTTGAGGCAGTAAAGGCAGCGGCACCACTGGGTATTCATGTGATGGTCGAAAAACCCCTTGCCACGAATTTGTCGGATGCTCAAGAAATGGCACAGCTGGCGCGGAAGCATTCCATTCACTTGTTGACGAATTATGAGACTTCTTGGTATCCCTCGACCGAGCAGGCCTATCGTTTTTTTAATGGGGATGAAGCGGGTTTTGGGCAAATCAGAAAGATGGTTTTTCATCATGGGCATGAAGGTCCCAAGGAAATCGGTGTGGGCCCCGAATTCCTGGAATGGCTGACCGATCCGGTCAAGAATGGAGGAGGAGCCTTGGTGGATTTTGGTTGTTACGGCGCCAATATCATGACCTACCTGATGCATGGAGAAAGTCCCCTTGCCGTGACCGCAGTGACCAAGACGTATAAACCTGAGATTTATCCGAATGTCGATGATGAAGCGACGGTCATCGTGGATTTCCAAAACAGTCAGGGCATTATTCAAGCCTCTTGGAACTGGCCGTTTAACCGAAAAGACATGGAGGTCTATGGTGTCGATGGCTATGTCATTACCAAAGATGAGGATCAGCTCCGCTACAGTACTAAAGGTGTGGAGGAGCAGCAAATGAAGGCTAATGCAGATCAATTGGGTGTGGAGACCAATCCTTTTGAATATTTCCGGGCAGTCATTGTTGGGGAGAGGGTTCCGGCTGCGTTTAGTCCCTATACCTTGGAAAATAATTTGCAGGTCATGGAAATTTTGGATGCAGCCAAAAGGTCTGCGGAAACCGGCAAAAAGGTGTTGCTGAATGAGAAGTGA